From Budorcas taxicolor isolate Tak-1 chromosome 19, Takin1.1, whole genome shotgun sequence, the proteins below share one genomic window:
- the BLTP2 gene encoding bridge-like lipid transfer protein family member 2 isoform X2, which translates to MPLFFSALLALLLLGLSALFLGRWLVVRLATKWCQQKLQAELKIGSFFWIQNVSLKFQQHQQTVEIDSLWISSKLLSHDLPHYVALCFGEVRIRTDLQKVSSLFAPFSQSTGAHQKELAFSPSLLKICQLFSIHVDSINIMVLKVATSESLWHIQIRESSFLLDSDGKRLKCEVSLSQINSKVLKSGQLEDTCLAELSLALKLCLEVGISSGQLKAITVDVWTLHAELHEGLFHSQLLRQGTGLAPKPLPCSEVTEDLAEPTLPGLYLLQQLPDQVKVKMEITSVVLSMNSQKRHLNWTLKLLHFLYHRDEDQLPLRSFTANSDVAQMSTELLLKDGLLLSQSRQRIVCLNSLKANVQVTTIDLSASLVLNTCIIHYRHQEFSHWLHMLALETQESSSSILKQRKNRSFPQILAPIIFSTSISNVNVSIQLGDTPPFALGFNSISLDYQHLRPQSIHQRGVLTVDHLCWRVGSDSHIQRAPHPPNMHVWGEALVLDSFTLQGSYNQPLGLSSTQSDTLFLDCTIRGLQVEVSDTCAQCLSRIFSLMGPQSGKSAVSRESSFGESVSLLWKVDLKVEDMNLFTLSALVGASEIRLDTLTVLGSAETSTVGVQGLVLALVKSVTEKMQPCCKAPDIPTPVLGFSMLSVTYHSSIRSLEVQCGAGLTLLWSPPDHMYLYQHVLATLQCRDLLRTTLFPETVPLAELETPATPSEPEGCPLESSPPKRLLNLTLEVSTAKLTAFVAEDKFITLAAESVSLSRHGGSLQAYCPELAAGFDGNSIFSFKEVEVQLLPELEEMILHRNPFPGLQTLRNRVWLLSLGSVSVEFPYQYDFSRTLDEAVGVQKWLKGLHGGSRSQASPSSAPLPPDILLKVQHFSWVFLDDIFEVKLRDNYELMKDESKESAKRLQLLDAKVAALRKQHGELLPARKIEELYASLEHKNIEIYIQRSRRLYGNTPMRRALLTWSLAGLELVALADASFHGPERVLEQVRELDPGSPFPAEGIDLVIQWCRMLKCSVKTFLVRIRDYPRYLFEIRDWRLMGRLVGTEQSGQPCSRRRQILPLGLPWGNVAIERNMPPLKFYHDFHSEIFQYTVVWGPCWDPAWTLIGQCVDLLTKPSADPSPPLPWWDKSRLLFHGDWHMDIEQANLHQLATEDPYNTTENMHWEWNHLSFHWKPGQFVFTGDLDINVRTASKYDDCCFLHLPDLCMTLDLQWLCHGNPHDHHGVTLRAPEFLPEVPLGQFHDSYRAFRSENLNLSIKMDLTRRSGTMSQPRILLYSSTLRWMQNFWATWTSVTRPICRGKLFNNLKPSKKKLGQHYKQLSYTALFPQLQVHYWASFAQQRGIQIECSQGHVFTRGTQRLIPQAGTVMRRLISDWSVTQMVSDLSQATVHLMASPTEENADHCLDPLVTKTHLLSLSSLTYQRHSSRTAEEEPSTRVGDPAFHTHQLHLVDLRASWTTTNRDIAFGLYDGYKKAAVLKRNLSTEALKGLKIDPHLPAKKPKQSVPSSAPTPPPVSTPSFSGQPDKGSSGGAYMLKKLIEETDRFVVFTEEESGVSDQLCGIAACQTDDIYNRNCLIELVNCQMVLRGAETEGCVIVSAAKAQLLQCQHHPAWYGDTLKQKTSWTCILDGMQYFATTESSPTEQDGRQLWLEVKNIEEHRQRSLDSVQELMESGQAVGGMVTTTTDWNQPAEAQQAQQIQRIISRCNCRMYYISYSHDIDPELATQIKPPEVPENQEKEDLLKKQEGAVDTFTLIHHELEISTNPAQYAMILDIVNNLLLHVEPKRKEHSEKKQRVRFQLEISSNPEEQRSSILHLQEAVRQHVAQIRQLEKQMYSIMKSLQDDSKNENLLDLNVKLQLQLNQEKANLQLESEELNILIRCFKDFQLQQANKMELRKQQEDVSVVRRTEFYFAQARWRLTEEDGQLGIAELELQRFLYSKVSGE; encoded by the exons GTGGCTTGTGGTCCGGTTGGCCACCAAGTGGTGTCAGCAGAAGCTGCAGGCAGAACTAAAGATTGGCTCCTTTTTTTGGATTCAGAATGTCAGTCTTAAGTTTCAGCAGCACCAGCAAACAGTG GAAATCGATAGCCTGTGGATTTCCAGCAAACTCCTTAGCCATGATCTGCC ACACTATGTGGCCTTGTGCTTTGGAGAAGTACGTATCAGAACTGACCTACAGAAGGTTTCTAGCCTGTTTGCCCCGTTCTCCCAGAGTACTGGGGCACACCAAAAGGAGCTGGCCTTCAGCCCATCCTTACTGAAAATCTGCCAG CTGTTTTCCATTCATGTAGATTCTATAAACATCATGGTCCTCAAGGTGGCTACTTCTGAGTCCTTGTGGCATATTCAGATCAGAGAAAGCAGTTTTCTTTTGGATAGTGATGGGAAGAG gCTGAAATGTGAGGTGAGCCTAAGTCAGATCAACAGCAAAGTTCTAAAGAGTGGCCAGTTG GAGGACACTTGTCTAGCGGAGCTCTCACTTGCCCTAAAGCTGTGTCTCGAGGTGGGCATCAGCAGTGGGCAGCTGAAGGCGATCACAGTGGATGTGTGGACACTCCATGCCGAACTGCATGAGGGCCTCTTTCACAGTCAGCTGCTGCGCCAGGGCACAGGCCTGGCCCCCAAGCCTCTTCCCTGTTCAG AGGTGACAGAGGACTTGGCTGAGCCAACTCTGCCTGGCCTATACCTCCTTCAGCAGCTGCCGGACCAGGTCAAAGTGAAGATGGAGATCACGAGTGTGGTGTTGTCCATGAATAGTCAAAAGAG GCACCTGAATTGGACATTGAAGCTGCTGCATTTCCTATACCACCGTGATGAGGATCAGCTGCCCCTGCGAAGCTTCACGGCGAATTCTGATGTGGCACAGATGAGCACTGAACTCCTTCTGAAAG ATGGGTTGTTGCTGTCCCAGAGCCGCCAGCGCATTGTCTGCCTCAACTCTCTCAAGGCTAACGTGCAG GTGACCACCATTGACCTCTCAGCCTCCCTGGTTCTGAACACTTGTATTATTCATTACCGGCACCAGGAGTTCTCTCACTGGCTACACATGCTAGCACTGGAAACCCAAGAGTCTAGTTCATCTATTCTTAAGCAAAGGAAGAACAG ATCCTTTCCTCAAATCCTGGCACCGATCATCTTTAGCACCTCCATCTCCAACGTCAATGTTTCCATTCAGCTAGGAGATACACCACCCTTTGCCTTGGGATTCAATTCCATCTCTCTGG ATTACCAGCACCTGAGACCACAGAGTATCCATCAACGGGGCGTCCTAACTGTGGACCACCTCTGCTGGAGGGTGGGCAGTGACTCCCATATTCAGAGAGCACCCCACCCACCCAATATGCATGTTTGGGGTGAGGCGCTTGTCCTGGACTCCTTCACACTACAG GGTAGCTATAACCAGCCTCTGGGCCTGTCCAGCACTCAGTCAGATACCCTCTTTCTTGACTGTACCATCCGAGGACTGCAGGTGGAGGTATCAGATACCTGCGCTCAGTGTCTGTCTCGGATCTTCTCCTTAATGGGTCCACAGTCTGGGAAGTCAGctgtctccagggaatcctcATTTGGGGAATCTGTGTCGTTACTGTGGAAGGTGGACTTAAAGGTGGAGGACATGAACTTGTTCACCCTTTCTGCCCTGGTTG GTGCTTCTGAGATCCGGCTGGACACACTGACTGTCCTGGGAAGTGCTGAGACCTCCACTGTGGGTGTTCAAGGACTTGTGCTTGCGCTGGTGAAGTCGGTCACAGAGAAGATGCAGCCCTGTTGTAAGGCTCCTGACATCCCTACTCCAGTGCTCGGCTTCTCCATGCTCTCCGTCACCTATCACAGCAGCATCCGTTCTCTAGAG GTTCAGTGTGGCGCAGGGCTGACCTTACTCTGGAGCCCCCCAGATCACATGTACCTGTACCAGCATGTGCTGGCCACCCTGCAGTGCCGAGACCTACTAAGAACCACTCTTTTCCCTGAGACTGTTCCCCTTGCTGAGCTAGAGACTCCAGCGACCCCCTCTGAGCCAGAAGGCTGTCCCCTGGAGTCCTCCCCGCCAAAGCGGCTGCTAAACCTGACACTGGAGGTGAGCACAGCCAAGCTGACGGCTTTTGTAGCGGAGGACAAGTTCATTACCCTGGCTGCCGAGAGTGTGTCCCTGAGCCGGCACGGGGGTTCACTGCAGGCTTACTGCCCAGAGCTGGCCGCGGGCTTCGATGGCAACAGCATCTTCAGCTTCAAGGAGGTGGAGGTGCAGCTGCTCCCTGAGCTGGAGGAGATGATCCTTCACCGGAACCCCTTCCCTGGGCTGCAGACGCTCCGGAACCGCGTGTGGCTCCTCTCTCTGGGTTCAGTCTCCGTGGAGTTTCCTTATCAGTACGATTTCTCGCGGACTCTGGACGAGGCCGTGGGCGTTCAGAAGTGGCTGAAGGGCCTGCATGGAGGGTCTCGCTCTCAGGcttctcccagctctgccccacTCCCACCTGATATACTCCTGAAGGTCCAGCACTTCTCATGGGTTTTCCTGGATGACATTTTTGAGGTGAAACTTCGTGATAACTACGAGCTGATGAAGGATGAAAGTAAGGAGAGTGCCAAAAGGCTGCAGTTGCTGGATGCCAAAGTGGCCGCCCTGCGGAAGCAGCATGGGGAGTTACTGCCTGCCCGCAAAATCGAGGAGCTGTATGCCTCTTTGGAACATAAAAACATTGAAATCTACATCCAGCGCTCCCGTCGTCTCTATGGCAACACGCCCATGCGCCGGGCACTGCTCActtggagcctggcagggctagaACTGGTGGCTCTGGCAGACGCCTCCTTCCACGGGCCTGAGCGTGTGCTAGAGCAGGTTCGGGAGCTTGATCCAGGCAGCCCTTTCCCTGCTGAGGGAATAGATCTTGTCATTCAGTGGTGTAGGATGCTCAAGTGCAGCGTCAAGACATTTCTGG TGCGGATAAGAGACTATCCCCGGTACTTGTTTGAGATCCGTGACTGGCGACTGATGGGTCGACTGGTGGGCACTGAGCAGAGTGGCCAGCCCTGCTCTCGGCGGCGCCAGATCCTACCGTTGGGGCTTCCTTGGGGCAACGTGGCCATCGAGAGGAACATGCCCCCACTCAAGTTCTATCATGACTTCCACT CGGAAATCTTCCAGTACACCGTGGTATGGGGCCCGTGCTGGGATCCAGCATGGACTCTGATTGGCCAGTGTGTGGACCTCTTGACCAAGCCCTCAGCTGACCCCAGTCCACCCCTGCCCTGGTGGGACAAGAGCCGTCTTCtgttccatggggactggcacaTGGACATTGAACAGGCCAACCTGCACCAGCTGGCCACTGAG GATCCATACAACACAACTGAAAATATGCACTGGGAATGGAACCACCTGTCTTTTCACTGGAAACCCGGTCAGTTTGTGTTCACGGGCGACTTGGATATCAACGTGAGAACAGCCTCTAA GTATGATGACTGCTGCTTCCTTCACCTGCCTGACCTCTGCATGACCCTGGACCTGCAGTGGCTGTGCCACGGGAACCCCCATGATCACCATGGTGTCACTCTGCGGGCCCCAGAGTTCCTGCCTGAGGTGCCCTTGGGCCAGTTCCATGACTCCTACCGGGCCTTTCGCTCCGAGAACCTCAATCTCTCCATCAAGATGGATCTGACTCGGCGCAGTGGAA CGATGTCCCAGCCCCGGATTCTGCTGTATAGTAGCACCCTGCGCTGGATGCAGAACTTCTGGGCAACTTGGACTAGTGTCACAAGGCCTATTTGTAGGGGAAAGCTCTTCAACAACCTGAAACCCAGCAAGAAGAAACTCGGCCAGCACTACAAGCAACTTTCCTATACCGCACTCTTTCCCCAGCTGCAG GTGCATTACTGGGCCTCATTCGCCCAGCAACGTGGCATCCAGATTGAGTGCAGTCAGGGCCACGTCTTCACTCGGGGAACTCAGCGACTTATACCTCAAG CGGGCACAGTGATGCGGCGCCTCATCTCTGACTGGAGTGTGACCCAGATGGTTAGTGACCTAAGCCAGGCGACTGTCCACCTGATGGCTTCGCCCACTGAAGAGAATGCTGACCACTGCCTTGACCCCTTGGTAACAAAGACCCACCTACTGAGCCTGTCCTCCCTTACCTACCAACGGCACAGCAGTCGCACGGCTGAGGAG GAGCCCTCTACTCGAGTTGGGGATCCTGCCTTTCACACACATCAGCTGCACTTGGTAGATTTACGGGCTTCCTGGACAACCACCAATCGGGACATTGCCTTTGGTTTATATGATGGCTACAAAAAGGCGGCTGTGCTCAAACGTAACCTCTCTACTGAGGCGCTGAAGGGGCTAAAGATTGATCCCCACCTGccagccaaaaagccaaaacagagTGTTCCTTCCAGTGCCCCAACCCCACCTCCTGTCAGCACTCCCAGCTTCAGTGGACAGCCTGATAAGGGGTCTTCAGGAG GTGCCTACATGTTGAAGAAGCTGATTGAAGAGACAGATAGGTTTGTAGTGTTCACAGAAGAGGAGTCAGGTGTGAGTGACCAGTTGTGTGGTATTGCTGCCTGCCAGACTGATGACATATATAACCGAAACTGCCTTATTGAACTGGTCAACTGCCAG ATGGTTCTTCGTGGAGCAGAGACGGAAGGCTGTGTCATTGTTTCAGCTGCCAAAGCCCAGCTGCTGCAGTGCCAACACCATCCAGCCTGGTATGGTGACACATTGAAGCAAAAGACCTCCTGGACTTGCATCCTAGATGGCATGCAGTACTTTGCCACCACTGAAAGCAGCCCCACTGAGCAGGATGGCCGACAGCTCTGGTTAGAG GTAAAGAATATTGAGGAGCACCGGCAGCGTAGTCTGGACTCTGTGCAGGAGCTGATGGAGAGCGGGCAGGCAGTGGGAGGCATGGTTACCACCACCACAG ATTGGAACCAGCCAGCTGAGGCGCAGCAAGCCCAGCAAATCCAGAGGATCATTTCACGCTGCAACTGCAGAATGTACTATATTAGTTACAGCCATGACATTGATCCTGAGCTGGCAACGCAGATTAAGCCACCTGAGGTTCCTGAGAACCAGGaaaaggaagatctcctgaagaagcaAGAAG GGGCTGTGGATACCTTTACCCTCATCCATCATGAGCTGGAAATCTCCACCAACCCAGCTCAATATGCTATGATCCTGGATATCGTCAATAACCTGCTGCTCCATGTAGAACCCAAGCGGAAG GAGCACAGTGAGAAGAAGCAGCGGGTCAGGTTCCAGCTTGAGATCTCTAGCAATCCTGAGGAGCAGCGCAGCAGCATATTACACTTGCAGGAGGCAGTGCGGCAGCATGTGGCACAGATACGGCAGCTGGAAAAGCAGATGTATTCTATCATGAAG TCTTTGCAGGATGATAGCAAGAATGAGAACCTGCTTGACCTGAACGTAAAGCTTCAGTTGCAGCTAAACCAGGAGAAGGCCAACCTACAGCTGGAAAGTGAAGAGCTTAATATCCTCATCAG GTGTTTTAAGGATTTCCAGTTGCAGCAGGCCAACAAGATGGAGCTGCGAAAGCAGCAAGAGGATGTGAGTGTGGTCCGCCGCACCGAATTCTACTTTGCTCAAGCACGATGGCGCTTGACCGAGGAAGACGGACAGCTAGGAATTGCTGAACTGGAGCTGCAGCGGTTCCTCTACAGCAAGGTATCGG GTGAATAA